In the Malaya genurostris strain Urasoe2022 chromosome 1, Malgen_1.1, whole genome shotgun sequence genome, one interval contains:
- the LOC131425239 gene encoding protein vreteno produces MKNLIEDYNQMQRDYYNPLLNRYDRGPGADLDDRQQPGALAAAAAKATSSVGDGCSGMALSDPPAVRIHLKNTQDLTADGLIQLCRPYGTVVSVHKPKDNGNYAFVEFANQSEAGLAIQELNRKLGFQFYPTFAHEKKTLPMEVESFPAPPPPFESAPGERLIPMQEISGDEENWETTLAQRRIKTGFSIPLKIRFPAKQDLSTASHYSNKFSALSTVDCDQTFSIVMLLESEHRAPNTKLEFNIKERINNLLQRITIQQVTVIDHMNDTPVFGYRGLSDEQRLLFPETRCVACGHRGFFKCSICESSYCSTHCQREDYKKHQSSCHLKGWKERSPIQKTANKGYFEELDGLTQEKFPKGSHVTILSVLTPERVFVRSLEKESNIGYLQTLSDVAKAGLSAEKITDSPEPGDICLALYRPLNAYARVLIIKVSKKQAHCVFVDFGSVELVNIEDMKQLNDDKLKYRPVRVHKVHLKGITEEYGHVEKAMYYLNSLINKPLEMKVKVEGSRNLVDAQLRTVEGVTVNKYINQLITLPVIKVIENIDSFIDYNKVSHKKLPVNEKIDIIILNRTTIKLDFRVTLIAYQDLPYLQDLQQKLQSYGKKVEKFSEPYTPRLNELCLVRNMSTWYRGVCLESVGDGRPSIFLCDYGCLLMAKLEDIRKIPPSLAVEVRTTDAKVFRLEEAEKAGVKIDSEFLDIYLEENERMAVETTEEVEFQEFGDALSKEDITMLSVIIVPDLIEFIDDRVHR; encoded by the exons atgaaaaatttgattgaagacTACAATCAAATGCAGCGCGACTATTACAATCCGCTGTTGAATCGCTACGACCGGGGTCCCGGAGCAGACTTGGATGACAGGCAGCAACCGGGTGCGTTAGCTGCAGCAGCAGCAAAAGCGACTAGTTCCGTAGGTGACGGATGCAGCGGAATGGCACTAAGCGATCCTCCAGCTGTTCGGATTCATTTGAAAAACACACAAGATTTGACAGCGGATGGATTAATCCAACTTTGTCGGCCATATGGAACTGTGGTTAGTGTGCATAAACCTAAGGATAATGGGAATTATGCGTTTGTTGAATTCGCTAATCAAAG TGAGGCAGGTTTAGCGATTCAAGAACTGAACCGCAAGTTAGGATTTCAGTTTTACCCTACCTTTGCTCACGAAAAAAAGACGCTACCAATGGAAGTGGAAAGTTTCCCAGCTCCTCCTCCACCTTTTGAATCGGCACCTGGGGAACGGTTAATTCCTATGCAAGAAATTAGTGGAGATGAGGAAAATTGGGAAACCACATTGGCACAACGAAGAATCAAGACAGGATTCTCGATACCACTTAAAATCCGCTTCCCTGCTAAGCAGGATCTGTCAACAGCGAGTCActattcaaacaaattttcagcacTGTCGACCGTAGATTGCGATCAAACTTTTAGTATTGTGATGCTTTTGGAAAGCGAACATCGAGCTCCAAATACAAA ATTGGAATTCAACATCAAGGAACGCATCAACAATTTACTTCAAAGAATCACCATTCAGCAGGTTACAGTAATAGATCATATGAATGATACGCCAGTATTTGGATACAGGGGTCTTTCAGATGAGCAAAGACTGTTGTTTCCGGAAACTCGATGTGTTGCATGTGGTCATCGAGGATTCTTTAAATGTAGTATTTGTGAGTCTTCATACTGTTCAACGCACTGCCAACGCGAAGATTACAAAAAGCACCAGAGTTCGTGTCATTTGAAAGGATGGAAAGAACGTTCTCCCATACAGAAAACAGCCAATAAAGGATATTTCGAAGAGCTTGATGGACTTACACAGGAAAAATTTCCCAAAGGATCACATGTTACTATTTTATCCGTGCTAACCCCAGAGCGGGTTTTCGTGAGATCGTTGGAAAAGGAAAGTAACATCGGCTATCTGCAAACGCTTAGTGATGTGGCCAAAGCCGGACTCAGCGCCGAAAAAATAACAGATTCTCCTGAACCTGGCGATATATGTTTGGCCCTTTATCGGCCACTCAATGCTTATGCGCGTGTTTTGATTATTAAAGTATCAAAAAAGCAAGCCCATTGTGTATTTGTGGATTTTGGTTCGGTTGAACTCGTAAACATTGAAGATATGAAACAATTAAATGATGATAAATTGAAATACAGACCCGTTCGAGTTCATAAAGTCCATCTCAAGGGCATAACCGAGGAGTATGGCCATGTCGAGAAAGCAATGTATTACTTAAACAGCCTCATAAATAAACCTCTGGAAATGAAAGTAAAAGTCGAAGGTAGTCGCAATCTAGTGGACGCTCAACTTCGTACAGTCGAAGGTGTTACTGTCAACAAATACATCAACCAATTGATAACCTTGCCAGTAATAAAAGTCATCGAAAATATTGATTCgttcattgactacaataaggTATCTCATAAAAAACTGCCAGTTAATGAAAAAATAGACATCATCATTCTGAACCGCACTACAATCAAACTCGACTTTCGTGTAACCCTTATTGCGTACCAAGATCTTCCATACCTACAAGATCTCCAGCAGAAACTGCAAAGCTATGGTAAAAAAGTGGAGAAATTTTCCGAACCTTACACTCCTCGCTTAAACGAACTGTGCCTGGTAAGGAATATGAGCACCTGGTATAGGGGCGTTTGCTTAGAATCTGTTGGCGACGGTCGGCCTTCCATATTTCTTTGCGATTACGGTTGTTTGCTAATGGCAAAACTAGAGGATATTCGAAAAATACCACCCAGTTTGGCAGTGGAGGTACGCACTACTGATGCAAAAGTGTTTAGACTAGAGGAAGCTGAGAAGGCTGGGGTCAAAATTGATTCTGAGTTTTTGGATATCTATCTAGAAGAAAACGAACGGATGGCGGTAGAGACTACCGAGGAGGTTGAATTCCAAGAGTTTGGTGACGCACTGTCAAAAGAAGACATAACAATGCTTTCGGTTATTATAGTTCCGGATTTGATTGAATTCATTGATGATCGAGTTCATCGATAA